One segment of Desmodus rotundus isolate HL8 chromosome 6, HLdesRot8A.1, whole genome shotgun sequence DNA contains the following:
- the MRPL22 gene encoding large ribosomal subunit protein uL22m encodes MAAATLGRLGALWMQNLRGKLALGLLSSQSVLPQSHIHTSASLDVSRRWEKKNKIVYPPQLPGEPRRPAEIYHCRRQIKYSRDKMWYLAKLIQGMSIDQALAQLEFSDKKGAQIIKEILLEAQEMAVRDHNVEFRSNLYIAESTSGRGQYLKRIRYHGRGRFGIMEKVYCHYFVKLVEGTPPPREAPKTAVTHAQEYIQELRNRTIIHTL; translated from the exons aTGGCGGCGGCAACTCTAGGACGCTTGG GTGCGTTATGGATGCAGAATCTGAGGGGGAAGCTGGCCTTGGG GCTTCTTTCATCTCAGAGTGTTTTACCCCAGTCACACATCCACACAAGTGCTTCTCTTGACGTTTCTCGAAGATGggagaagaagaataaaattgtttATCCTCCACAACTGCCTGGAGAACCTCGGAGACCAGCA GAAATCTACCATTGTCGAAGACAAATAAAGTACAGCAGAGACAAGATGTGGTATTTGGCAAAATTG ATTCAAGGAATGTCCATTGATCAGGCTTTGGCTCAATTGGAATTCAGTGACAAGAAAGGAGCCCAAATAATTAAAGAG ATTCTTTTAGAAGCACAAGAGATGGCAGTGAGAGACCACAATGTGGAATTCAGATCCAATTTATACATAG CCGAGTCCACCTCAGGGAGAGGCCAGTACCTGAAACGCATTCGCTACCATGGCAGAGGTCGCTTTGGGATCATGGAGAAGGTTTACTGCCATTACTTTGTGAAGTTGGTGGAAGGCACTCCCCCTCCCCGCGAGGCGCCAAAGACAGCAGTCACCCACGCCCAAGAGTACATTCAGGAGCTTCGCAACCGGACCATCATTCACACTCTGTGA